tttgagggattctttcatttgtgttgcatgtgtttcctggttttggttttctctgttcccttgtgtgttgttcctgatttattttgaaatatttcttcatTGTGTCTGGTCACTttgcttcctgtgtttgattatttcatgtgtctcacctgtgtctcgtttacctcacctgtgtttcatttgcaatcactccctgtgtatttatagtccagttttcagttcagtctttgtcaAGTTGTCTGCTTTTGTTCAATGTTCCTGtgactttttgcattttcattaaaaatatctgCATCGGATTTTCCCTGCCTACCgtctctgcgtttgggtccacctgctccactcacccagCTCCTTGACAGAAACCTTTTGTCAATCACTGCGATGTACCAAgaatttatgttttcttttatatgaAATATTATGTGCATACTATATGATaagtgtatttattattatttattgctttAACATAAAGCTCACTGGGGGGAAAGTTTGGGATTTTGGGGGGTAATGTTGTTGTATCTGACTGTTTCTTTCattgtgtataaaataaatgactcaTATTATAACTTGTTGTCATTACTGCTGTTCCATTGCAGTTTCTATTGTAATTATAACTATAATACTAATCTAGTTATGATCTACTATAGGACTGCAAtttaggattattttcattattaataaatctgccgatttttttctcaattaattgtttagtcaatAAAATACTACTTTTTTATATTCCACCTTTGCAGGTCACCAGGACAGTCCACTGTTTCTTCCCATCCTACTTTTTCTTTTAGTTATTGTTGTTTTCGTCAAAGCTAATACAAAGTCTGACTAAGTTTTGTTTGTGCAGGTCTGTTAAACTAATGAAGATCAGTAAATAACTGATGACGTCAACAAGATGGACATTTAACAAGACAcctgttgtcatggcaacggAACGGGCGCGCCAAGTAGCGCTTTTAAAGGGGTAACGTTAGCATTAGCTCTCCGCTACCacagataaaaatattttatcgCCCTCCTTTCAGTTATAAGTCGGACTTTTTTTTCGATACATACGGCTTGTTGGCTTTACTTATAAAAGCCCCAGCCTATCATGTAAGTGTTAGCTAACTAAAAGAGACGGGACTGTTATTATGGCTAAAGTAAGCTAGCTTAAAATAGCCAGCCTAGCTAAATGGCGCTTAACTTGAATACATTTAATCTTAGATAGCTAGCTAAAAGTCTGTAGGTTTACATATTGTGCCCTTTTTATACAGTCAAATTACCATTACTAGCTTAATTTGACTGCTCCTATGCAGAAATAAGTCTTCATGGCAGCACTGGGAAGtctgagaagaggaggaggaggaggggaagttTTCGGTCCTGCTGGTCTAAGTggtgatgaagaagaggaggaagactcACCTGAGGTAAGTTAGGAGTCCAGCTCAGACCTCACATATCACCAGCAGCTAACTGGGCTGCAGCACTGACATGCAaactcctgtctgtctctgtttattCCTAGGTTTTACTGAGTGTTTTGGCACAGCATGGCCAGTTGGGTCtttgtttctatgacagtaaagaCTCCTCTTTACACTACATGGTAGACACTCCTGACAACCACGAGCTCCGCCTGCTGGCCAGAGGTAAACAGTGCATCAGCCATTAACTCAGTCTCTTCCCCAAATTGGATGAGGTGTTTTTTAATAGCTCAAAAAATTATTGTCTTGTCTATAATCTGAcacttgtgttttcattttgttcctCTGTTTCTCTTATTTCTGTTGTGTAGTCATCCAGGAGGTTTGTCCCCATGTCATTCTTACCAGTGCAAAGCAGGAGCGCTGCATGACCCGCTTCTTGCAACAACTGGGTGAGCCCTGGGAGAAAATGCACCAGGggatttgtgctttttttgtttttgaagtggTGAGAGACAAGACGTTTCTGGGTCAAGGGAATGATGTGAGATTAGAGATGCTCAACACTGCAGCCAGTTAGTGTGATAAGAGAGAACAGTGATGTAATACACAGTTTTATAAGGCTTTTACTGAGCACAGTCTAGTGAGACAGTGCTATCATGTGAAACCAGTTCTTTGATAAGaactttttctttcacaaaactaactattattatttttatttcaaactcaTTTCTGTTGTATCCCAGGTTCAAACCCAGACTACAAACCAGAGGTGGTTACTTATCCATATGTTGACTTTGGTAAACAGACACCCACtcataaaatgcaaatatccTCATCAATTTGTAGGCAAGATTGTATTAAATGGATGATTTTCCACAATAAATGGCTTAATTTAGAATCAGTTTTGAATGTTGCAGGCCTGGAGGTTGGTAAGCAGAGGCTACTTGCTGCCCATCTGCCTTTCCTGTCTGCCTTAAtttcagagagagacaaaatgtCCTATCTCTCCTCCTGTATCTCCTTCGACTCACTCCTGATGGTGAGCCAGCTGTCTACACTACATATGATCTCATCCATCAGTCCATCATTCTGCAAGAGCTGATCACGAATTGTcaatcattttcttgtttttttgtgtgttcatttgtgtttgtatgtgtgtgtatgtgtgttgggtAGCTGAGGGCAGTGGGTGCTCTGTTAAAATGTCTGGACAGGAGGAGAGTGGGAGTGGAGCTGGAAGACAGCAGTGTTGGAGTTCCTATCCTACAGTTTCACGCCTACACACTGTAAGACACACATAAATGTagtaattcacacacacacacacacacacacacaggactgtGATTACACATTTTCCATAATGAGGACCATGAAAGAGTTTTTTCAATGAGTGACTTTTTACTGCACTGTATTTAGCTACACATGTTTAGTCTGTCAAACACGCAGCAGTGAATCATGCATTTGCAGCATTGTGTTTTCTTGGTATTTATACATCTACtgtattacattttacattactACATTATACTTATTATTCTCTATCTATCATCAAACCAAACCCGTCAAATGTGATGCAGACGTTTCCATGAATGAACAATTTTCATTCTCTTTGAatctctgtttctctgaaaTGTGCATTGTGTTTCTTCCCAATATAGTAAAGGTGTGGTGTGTATTGACCGAGACACCTACAGGTAAGAGTGTTCTAGCACAGACTCTATTACGTTAATGATCTTTGTCCAGTACACAGGTATTTCCCTAAAGGCTGAAACTGATCTTCTGAGTCTCTCATGAATTGTTCCCTCTTCCATAACTGAAAtctacagtacagctgtttaatACACAGTTCAACTATTACATGCAAAATAATGAGTTGTTAGTTCTGTgatatcttattttttattttctttttattttgtataaaattattaattgttatgtataaaatacattattcaaATCAGATTCATTATTAGGTGATGcaagcaaaaacatgaagaaagaaacaaagtttGGTCGAGAGatcactgtggattttgtatttgtttcagcGTTCTGCAGATCTTCAAATCAGAACTTCACCCATCGGTGTACAAGCTGCATTCAGGTGAAAAAGAAGGACTCAGTCTTTACGGTATGTTGCTCAGACTGTTGAATTTCAGGATTTTATCACTTCTCTGCCCAATGTAATGCTGTTTACATCAACCTCTTGCTATTATTGTGTGTTGTAGGAATATTGAACCGCTGCAGGTGCAAGTTTGGCTCCAAACTGCTACGGTGAGAAACATCTCTTGCTAGGGTCGAATCACACagacaacaaaataatgaaGAGGCCTTAACTTAATCAAAAGACAGGTGTTTTAAGACATCAGTTAAACTTAACTGGTGCCTTTATTGCCCTGCTGTATAATAGCTGTGCCAAATGTAAGCATTTGGTATGGGGAACTGATGTCAGATACCGTTAGTAATGCTACATCACCACAACTACTACCACCTTTACTATTAATATGACTACTAAGGCTGGCTACTACTACTAGGCAGGGCAAATTTAtagcttatttaaaaaaaaaacagaggaaatgcTTTTCATAATGCATAAAAgacaataattaataaatataacaatgaTATAATTATAACTAACTGgtcatataaaataatattcattcatattcatttataaatgaaCATTTATTATTAGGAACATTAGAAACAAACACTACCAAAGTaacaaaaatgacataaaattcTTGTCACATATTTACAGCTGTTCTGCGATTTAAGCAGAAAATTTACTGCTGCTTGTATCTATGGCAACAAGATAAATGTGTCAGCTTTTCTAACATAATGCATCATCTGTTTTTGGAACTGTAACCAATGatattgtgttgattttaaatCCATGCTATAATTATTGTGGGAatgtacatttatataaatctgtcatgtttttattcatttaattatcattttgtATACAAAATACTGTCAGAAACTAGAAGTTGACATGTCCTACTGTAGTTTGTACTGCTCTCTGTCGTAGAGGTACTGAAAGTGTAAGTGATAACCTCCTCTGTCTTAGCCAGTGGTTTCTGCGGCCAACACTGGACCTGGCTGTGTTACAaaggagacaggaagtgatTCGTTTCTTCACGTCACCTCGGAACTCAGACTCCCTGAGCACCCTGCAGTCCTCGCTGCGCAACATCAGAAACATCCCAGTAATAACTATTACCAACAACCTCCTTCCTTCTACATCTGTGACCATTTACCACCATGCTTACTGAGTCACCACCTGAAAACTAACATCATCATCCGCCTAAAgccagtttatgtgtgtgtgtgtgtgtgtgtgtgtgtgtgtgtgtgtgtgtgtgtgtgtgtgtgtgtgtgtgtgtgtggtagacTCTTCTGCGCAGgatgtctctctctcataccAAAGTGACTGACTGGCAAAGTCTCTACAAGGTTGGACCAACACTATTACCACATCCATGTGACAAGCTCTGTTAAGTGTGTAGAAAGaggtttgttggtgtttgtgcgtgtgtgtgtgtgtttcagacagTGTACAGTGCAGTGTGTATCCGGGACACGGTGCGTCACCTGCCTCAGTCCATTCAGCTGTTTCGTGACATCAGTGAAGGGCTCTCTGATGACCTCCACTACATCGCCTCTCTTATAAGCCGCATTGTGAGACACTCACATTAATACACAGCTGCAAATCTGAGACTAAACAACACTACACAATGTTGAGTGTTAAGGAGTTTAACTCCTCTGATTGGGGGACGTGTAGGTGGACTTTGAAACCAGCATAGCCGAGAGACGCTTCACCATCAAACCAAATGTGGACCCTGCCATTGATGAGAGTAAGTGCCACCATACTGGATATAAAACTGACTAAACAAGTGTTGAAAAGCCTGATCAGAGGCCTATGTTTATGTTATGAGCCTGTTTATATGGTGGCCGATCAGAAGTCTTAACAACGTTCCATGTCTctgtcagagaggaggaggatgatggggTTGTCTGACTTCCTGACAGACGTTGCCAGGAGAGAGCTGGAGCATCTGGATGCTCGCATCCCCTCCTGCTGTGTCATCTACATCCCTCTGGTCTGAGATTTATCTCTACAAAAGCCCTGAATGATATATGTTTCCAAAAAACATCCGGCCCACGAATACAATATTATTGGTGGAATTCTTATTATCTGATGTTGCGGAAATTGTTTCTCTGGAGCACCGCACACATCAGTGCTCATACATCATTGTCTGATTCTCCTCACAGATTGGATTCCTGCTCTCTGTCCCTCGGCTGCCCAGTATGGTGGATAAAGAGGATTTTGAGATAGAAGGGCTTGATTTTATGGTCTGTGTTTAATCTTTacagcattttcattttgttagtttgtgtgtgttctacAAAAAAGTTCACATGCTCATgtatgtccatgtgtgtgtgtgggagctaGTTTCTGTCCGAGGATCGTCTGCACTACCGCAGCCAGAGAACCAAGGAGCTGGACGACCTCATAGGGGACTTGCACTGTGACATTAGAGgtcttttactttttcaataaCAGAACATTTACCTAATAGCTGTGCACCTGACATTTTTAACCACAACAAACGCTATCCACTTGTCAAGATTCTTCACTTTCCTGATATTAAACTTCCTGTTTCTCAGACATGGAGACGGCAGTAATGACTCAGTTACAGAACGCAATCCTCGAGAGGAGCGCCTCCCTATACAAGGTGCACTTCCATATATAAGCATAAATGAAGTGTTTAAAACATGACTCCCACTCTAACAATATGATTGTTGGCATGGAAGTAATATTGCTAATGTGTGTAGGAGGATTTTGTTGTAATCAGCTGTCAGTTTTCCTTTTAGTTGtgttgttcattttaattatgaAACAGGTCCTGATCCCATTACAAGTTCTTTTCCAGTGCTGTGATATTTGTCTCATGATAGATGGATTTGCTGCAGCTGCAAatataattgttgtttttgagtGCAGAGAGAACTGTTAGGTCAAATGATGAATTATTATGTTTACAATGTTGTCGCTATGATGGGAATTTTCTAACTATTTAGCAGATTGCAActtttcaattaaattaatgtaaaagaaaaataaataaggtCTCAtagtttttacagtaaaaaaagataatatggctaaaacacagcttttgtctCAATTCACATGCACAACTCTGTTGAGTTCTGGCTTGTCAACACTAGAGCTCTGGCTTACTGCTCTTTCATTAGTCAAACAAAAATCTTTTCAGGACATtcaatgtgtttaatgtgtgtatCGTGTAGGTTCTGGATCTCACTGCTGAGCTGGACTGTCTGATGGCTATGAGCAGCGCCTCCCAGGAGTACGGCTACACCTCACCCAAGCTAGCCAACCACCGGAAGATAATAGTCACACAGGGCAGGTAAACACACTTaatgtaaaacaatatttttgtgGTATTTGATTCAAGAGTGTTGTACAAGAGTGCTACatgtctgatttttttattttctagaCACCCGCTGTTAGAGTTGTGCTCTCCTGTGTTTGTGGCCAACTCTCTCCAGAGCTCTGAGTCACAAGGCAGAGTCAAGATCATCACTGGACCCAACTCATCTGGAAAGAGCATCTACCTCAAACAGGTAGGACAGTCAGAATTTCTTCATCTTACACTCAACTGGAGGAGTTTATGTCAAGTCATATTAGAGATATTGAAATAATGAGTTTTCGACTTCCAAATAGTGCTCATGTCAACATCCAAGtcttaattattatatttttgaaatCTCAGATATGTCTGACTTGGCCCTTCATAATATGGATGTGCCTCAAAACCAAGCAGACATGGATGCCTCACATCAGCGAAACTACATCGATCAatgtcattaaattaaattgatatACTGTCATTTTGTCAATGTGTAGTATCTTTTTGAGTTGTCTGATGACGTGAACTTTGTGATGGATGTGAATCTTCCCTATTTCTACCATCCATCCCCAGGCTGCTTTCTTGAATCACTGATGTGACACTGGTGACCTTTTGTTTTCCAGCTCTGACTTAACCTAACTTAACCGTCTTTGGCAGGTGGGTCTTATTGTTTATATGGCTCTGATCGGCTCTGACGTGCCAGCAAAGGAGGCAGAGATTGGTCTGGTGGATGGAATCTATGCCcgcatgcagagcagagagtctGTGTCTGTGGGCCTCAGCACCTTCATGATAGACCTCA
This sequence is a window from Thunnus thynnus chromosome 10, fThuThy2.1, whole genome shotgun sequence. Protein-coding genes within it:
- the msh5 gene encoding mutS protein homolog 5 isoform X4, translated to MAALGSLRRGGGGGEVFGPAGLSGDEEEEEDSPEVLLSVLAQHGQLGLCFYDSKDSSLHYMVDTPDNHELRLLARVIQEVCPHVILTSAKQERCMTRFLQQLGSNPDYKPEVVTYPYVDFGLEVGKQRLLAAHLPFLSALISERDKMSYLSSCISFDSLLMLRAVGALLKCLDRRRVGVELEDSSVGVPILQFHAYTLKGVVCIDRDTYSVLQIFKSELHPSVYKLHSGEKEGLSLYGILNRCRCKFGSKLLRQWFLRPTLDLAVLQRRQEVIRFFTSPRNSDSLSTLQSSLRNIRNIPTLLRRMSLSHTKVTDWQSLYKTVYSAVCIRDTVRHLPQSIQLFRDISEGLSDDLHYIASLISRIVDFETSIAERRFTIKPNVDPAIDEKRRRMMGLSDFLTDVARRELEHLDARIPSCCVIYIPLIGFLLSVPRLPSMVDKEDFEIEGLDFMFLSEDRLHYRSQRTKELDDLIGDLHCDIRDMETAVMTQLQNAILERSASLYKVLDLTAELDCLMAMSSASQEYGYTSPKLANHRKIIVTQGRHPLLELCSPVFVANSLQSSESQGRVKIITGPNSSGKSIYLKQVGLIVYMALIGSDVPAKEAEIGLVDGIYARMQSRESVSVGLSTFMIDLNQMAQALNSSTGNSLVLIDEFGKGTNTEATSTC
- the msh5 gene encoding mutS protein homolog 5 isoform X2: MAALGSLRRGGGGGEVFGPAGLSGDEEEEEDSPEVLLSVLAQHGQLGLCFYDSKDSSLHYMVDTPDNHELRLLARVIQEVCPHVILTSAKQERCMTRFLQQLGSNPDYKPEVVTYPYVDFERDKMSYLSSCISFDSLLMLRAVGALLKCLDRRRVGVELEDSSVGVPILQFHAYTLKGVVCIDRDTYSVLQIFKSELHPSVYKLHSGEKEGLSLYGILNRCRCKFGSKLLRQWFLRPTLDLAVLQRRQEVIRFFTSPRNSDSLSTLQSSLRNIRNIPTLLRRMSLSHTKVTDWQSLYKTVYSAVCIRDTVRHLPQSIQLFRDISEGLSDDLHYIASLISRIVDFETSIAERRFTIKPNVDPAIDEKRRRMMGLSDFLTDVARRELEHLDARIPSCCVIYIPLIGFLLSVPRLPSMVDKEDFEIEGLDFMFLSEDRLHYRSQRTKELDDLIGDLHCDIRDMETAVMTQLQNAILERSASLYKVLDLTAELDCLMAMSSASQEYGYTSPKLANHRKIIVTQGRHPLLELCSPVFVANSLQSSESQGRVKIITGPNSSGKSIYLKQVGLIVYMALIGSDVPAKEAEIGLVDGIYARMQSRESVSVGLSTFMIDLNQMAQALNSSTGNSLVLIDEFGKGTNTVDGLSLLAASISHWLRKAAVDVPHVLLATNFHSLLQLGLLPSSDLLSLLTLETAVDGDELVFLYQLKEGICQSSYAANIATLAGLPTGLVQRAVEVSELYRTGRPVKRIDKASSDEQANRCRSVVEKFLSLDLEDKDLDLQGFMKEELLPSAGEPLSRS
- the msh5 gene encoding mutS protein homolog 5 isoform X3, whose amino-acid sequence is MAALGSLRRGGGGGEVFGPAGLSGDEEEEEDSPEVLLSVLAQHGQLGLCFYDSKDSSLHYMVDTPDNHELRLLARVIQEVCPHVILTSAKQERCMTRFLQQLGSNPDYKPEVVTYPYVDFGLEVGKQRLLAAHLPFLSALISERDKMSYLSSCISFDSLLMLRAVGALLKCLDRRRVGVELEDSSVGVPILQFHAYTLKGVVCIDRDTYSVLQIFKSELHPSVYKLHSGEKEGLSLYGILNRCRCKFGSKLLRQWFLRPTLDLAVLQRRQEVIRFFTSPRNSDSLSTLQSSLRNIRNIPTLLRRMSLSHTKVTDWQSLYKTVYSAVCIRDTVRHLPQSIQLFRDISEGLSDDLHYIASLISRIVDFETSIAERRFTIKPNVDPAIDEKRRRMMGLSDFLTDVARRELEHLDARIPSCCVIYIPLIGFLLSVPRLPSMVDKEDFEIEGLDFMFLSEDRLHYRSQRTKELDDLIGDLHCDIRDMETAVMTQLQNAILERSASLYKVLDLTAELDCLMAMSSASQEYGYTSPKLANHRKIIVTQGRHPLLELCSPVFVANSLQSSESQGRVKIITGPNSSGKSIYLKQVGLIVYMALIGSDVPAKEAEIGLVDGIYARMQSRESVSVGLSTFMIDLNQMAQALNSSTGNSLVLIDEFGKGTNTTLETAVDGDELVFLYQLKEGICQSSYAANIATLAGLPTGLVQRAVEVSELYRTGRPVKRIDKASSDEQANRCRSVVEKFLSLDLEDKDLDLQGFMKEELLPSAGEPLSRS
- the msh5 gene encoding mutS protein homolog 5 isoform X1; the encoded protein is MAALGSLRRGGGGGEVFGPAGLSGDEEEEEDSPEVLLSVLAQHGQLGLCFYDSKDSSLHYMVDTPDNHELRLLARVIQEVCPHVILTSAKQERCMTRFLQQLGSNPDYKPEVVTYPYVDFGLEVGKQRLLAAHLPFLSALISERDKMSYLSSCISFDSLLMLRAVGALLKCLDRRRVGVELEDSSVGVPILQFHAYTLKGVVCIDRDTYSVLQIFKSELHPSVYKLHSGEKEGLSLYGILNRCRCKFGSKLLRQWFLRPTLDLAVLQRRQEVIRFFTSPRNSDSLSTLQSSLRNIRNIPTLLRRMSLSHTKVTDWQSLYKTVYSAVCIRDTVRHLPQSIQLFRDISEGLSDDLHYIASLISRIVDFETSIAERRFTIKPNVDPAIDEKRRRMMGLSDFLTDVARRELEHLDARIPSCCVIYIPLIGFLLSVPRLPSMVDKEDFEIEGLDFMFLSEDRLHYRSQRTKELDDLIGDLHCDIRDMETAVMTQLQNAILERSASLYKVLDLTAELDCLMAMSSASQEYGYTSPKLANHRKIIVTQGRHPLLELCSPVFVANSLQSSESQGRVKIITGPNSSGKSIYLKQVGLIVYMALIGSDVPAKEAEIGLVDGIYARMQSRESVSVGLSTFMIDLNQMAQALNSSTGNSLVLIDEFGKGTNTVDGLSLLAASISHWLRKAAVDVPHVLLATNFHSLLQLGLLPSSDLLSLLTLETAVDGDELVFLYQLKEGICQSSYAANIATLAGLPTGLVQRAVEVSELYRTGRPVKRIDKASSDEQANRCRSVVEKFLSLDLEDKDLDLQGFMKEELLPSAGEPLSRS